A stretch of the Balearica regulorum gibbericeps isolate bBalReg1 chromosome 25, bBalReg1.pri, whole genome shotgun sequence genome encodes the following:
- the SLC45A3 gene encoding solute carrier family 45 member 3 isoform X2, with amino-acid sequence MAQGAWASMLFHNRKTQLLLVNSLTFGLEVCLAAGITYVPPLLLEVGVEEKFMTMVLGIGPVLGLVFVPLIGSASDHWHSSYGRRRPFIWMLCLGVLLSLFVIPHASSLASLFALNTRPLEIAFLILGIGLLDFCGQVCFTPLEALLSDLFQEPDNCRQAFSLYAFMISLGGCIGYLLPAIDWGGSFLAPYLGGQETCLFSLLAIIFLGCVLATLFVTEEAAAQGDVLDGPALKDAPPKPSAPACCSCQLSRSSCLLQARHMVQALRNLCTLVPRLHSLYCRIPKVIRRLFVAELCSWMALMTFMLFYTDFVGEGLYHGVPRAKPGTDARRHYDEGVRMGSLGLFLQCVTSIFFSTIMDRMVKQFGTRAVYLASVVFFPVAAFVMCLSHSVIVVTISAALTGFTFSALQILPYTLASLYHHEKQQISGRGIQSGCSSHPVQDRWRKPARPPQLELLALHRLCIFA; translated from the exons ATGGCTCAGGGCGCCTGGGCCAGCATGCTCTTCCACAACCGCAAGACCCAGCTCCTGCTGGTCAACTCCCTGACGTTCGGCCTGGAGGtctgcctggctgcagggatAACCTACGTGCCCCCGCTGCTGCTGGAAGTGGGCGTGGAGGAGAAGTTCATGACCATGGTTTTGG ggaTAGGACCTGTCCTTGGCTTGGTTTTTGTCCCGCTGATTGGATCCGCCAGTGACCACTGGCACAGCAGCTACGGCCGAAGGCGGCCTTTCATCTGGATGCTTTGCCTGGGAGTCCTGCTGAGCCTCTTCGTTATCCCGCACGCCAGCAGCCTGGCCAGCCTGTTTGCCCTCAACACTCGCCCGCTGGAGATCGCCTTCCTCATCCTGGGCATCGGGTTGCTGGATTTCTGCGGCCAGGTCTGCTTCACCCCGCTGGAGGCTCTGCTCTCAGACCTCTTCCAGGAGCCAGACAACTGCCGCCAGGCCTTCTCTTTGTATGCCTTTATGATCAGCCTGGGGGGCTGCATTGGCTACCTGCTTCCAGCCATTGACTGGGGCGGCAGCTTTCTGGCCCCGTACTTGGGAGGGCAGGAGACGTGCCTCTTCAGCCTCCTCGCCATCATCTTCCTCGGCTGTGTGCTGGCCACGCTCTTTGTGACAGAGGAGGCAGCCGCCCAGGGAGATGTCCTGGATGGCCCAGCGCTGAAGGATGCTCCCCCCAAgccctcagctcctgcctgctgctcttgccAGCTCTCCAGGAGCTCATGTCTCCTGCAGGCCAGGCACATGGTGCAGGCCCTCAGAAACCTCTGCACGCTGGTGCCACGGCTTCACAGCCTCTACTGCCGCATCCCCAAGGTCATCCGGCGCCTGTTCGTGGCCgagctctgcagctggatggCACTCATGACTTTCATGCTGTTCTACACAGACTTTGTTGGGGAAGGGCTGTACCACGGCGTCCCCAGAGCCAAGCCAGGCACGGATGCCAGACGCCACTACGATGAAG GTGTCCGGATGGGTAGTTTGGGCCTCTTCCTCCAATGCGTCACATCCATCTTCTTTTCGACAATCATGGACCGGATGGTGAAGCAGTTTGGGACGCGGGCAGTCTATCTGGCCAGCGTGGTGTTCTTCCCCGTGGCTGCCTTCGTCATGTGCCTTTCCCACAGTGTCATCGTTGTTACCATCTCGGCTGCTCTGACGGGCTTCACCTTCTCTGCACTCCAGATCCTGCCATACACGCTGGCATCACTGTATCATCACGAAAAACAG CAAATCAGCGGAAGGGGCATCCAAAGTGGCTGTTCCTCCCACCCTGTGCAAGATCGTTGGCGAAAGCCTGCAAGGCCACCTCAGCTGGAGCTCCTTGCTTTGCACAGGCTGT gtatttttgcataa
- the SLC45A3 gene encoding solute carrier family 45 member 3 isoform X1 has protein sequence MAQGAWASMLFHNRKTQLLLVNSLTFGLEVCLAAGITYVPPLLLEVGVEEKFMTMVLGIGPVLGLVFVPLIGSASDHWHSSYGRRRPFIWMLCLGVLLSLFVIPHASSLASLFALNTRPLEIAFLILGIGLLDFCGQVCFTPLEALLSDLFQEPDNCRQAFSLYAFMISLGGCIGYLLPAIDWGGSFLAPYLGGQETCLFSLLAIIFLGCVLATLFVTEEAAAQGDVLDGPALKDAPPKPSAPACCSCQLSRSSCLLQARHMVQALRNLCTLVPRLHSLYCRIPKVIRRLFVAELCSWMALMTFMLFYTDFVGEGLYHGVPRAKPGTDARRHYDEGVRMGSLGLFLQCVTSIFFSTIMDRMVKQFGTRAVYLASVVFFPVAAFVMCLSHSVIVVTISAALTGFTFSALQILPYTLASLYHHEKQVFLHKYKSKEEEDAARLDKKSAFSKGLLSSQKLPYQNGHAGSLFSSSSSSSSPPAASSALCVSSSCDVSLMMMVGESDSVAPGRGICLDLAILDSAFLLSQVVPSLFMGSIVQFTQSVTAYMVSAAGFGLVAIYFATKVVFDKSDMAKYSV, from the exons ATGGCTCAGGGCGCCTGGGCCAGCATGCTCTTCCACAACCGCAAGACCCAGCTCCTGCTGGTCAACTCCCTGACGTTCGGCCTGGAGGtctgcctggctgcagggatAACCTACGTGCCCCCGCTGCTGCTGGAAGTGGGCGTGGAGGAGAAGTTCATGACCATGGTTTTGG ggaTAGGACCTGTCCTTGGCTTGGTTTTTGTCCCGCTGATTGGATCCGCCAGTGACCACTGGCACAGCAGCTACGGCCGAAGGCGGCCTTTCATCTGGATGCTTTGCCTGGGAGTCCTGCTGAGCCTCTTCGTTATCCCGCACGCCAGCAGCCTGGCCAGCCTGTTTGCCCTCAACACTCGCCCGCTGGAGATCGCCTTCCTCATCCTGGGCATCGGGTTGCTGGATTTCTGCGGCCAGGTCTGCTTCACCCCGCTGGAGGCTCTGCTCTCAGACCTCTTCCAGGAGCCAGACAACTGCCGCCAGGCCTTCTCTTTGTATGCCTTTATGATCAGCCTGGGGGGCTGCATTGGCTACCTGCTTCCAGCCATTGACTGGGGCGGCAGCTTTCTGGCCCCGTACTTGGGAGGGCAGGAGACGTGCCTCTTCAGCCTCCTCGCCATCATCTTCCTCGGCTGTGTGCTGGCCACGCTCTTTGTGACAGAGGAGGCAGCCGCCCAGGGAGATGTCCTGGATGGCCCAGCGCTGAAGGATGCTCCCCCCAAgccctcagctcctgcctgctgctcttgccAGCTCTCCAGGAGCTCATGTCTCCTGCAGGCCAGGCACATGGTGCAGGCCCTCAGAAACCTCTGCACGCTGGTGCCACGGCTTCACAGCCTCTACTGCCGCATCCCCAAGGTCATCCGGCGCCTGTTCGTGGCCgagctctgcagctggatggCACTCATGACTTTCATGCTGTTCTACACAGACTTTGTTGGGGAAGGGCTGTACCACGGCGTCCCCAGAGCCAAGCCAGGCACGGATGCCAGACGCCACTACGATGAAG GTGTCCGGATGGGTAGTTTGGGCCTCTTCCTCCAATGCGTCACATCCATCTTCTTTTCGACAATCATGGACCGGATGGTGAAGCAGTTTGGGACGCGGGCAGTCTATCTGGCCAGCGTGGTGTTCTTCCCCGTGGCTGCCTTCGTCATGTGCCTTTCCCACAGTGTCATCGTTGTTACCATCTCGGCTGCTCTGACGGGCTTCACCTTCTCTGCACTCCAGATCCTGCCATACACGCTGGCATCACTGTATCATCACGAAAAACAG gtatttttgcataaatataagagcaaagaggaggaagatgcaGCTCGATTGGACAAGAAATCAGCCTTCTCTAAAGGCCTCCTTTCCAGCCAGAAGCTGCCTTACCAGAATGGACATGCGGGGAgcctcttctcttcttcctcctcttcctcctctcctccagctgccagctcagctctgTGCGTCAGCTCCTCCTGCGATGTCTCGCTCATGATGATGGTGGGAGAATCGGACTCTGTGGCTCCTGGCCGAGGGATCTGCTTGGACCTGGCTATTTTGGACAgtgctttcctcctctctcaggTTGTCCCCTCCCTCTTCATGGGGTCCATCGTCCAGTTTACGCAGTCAGTGACTGCCTACATGGTGTCGGCTGCCGGCTTTGGCCTGGTAGCCATTTACTTTGCAACCAAAGTTGTCTTTGATAAGAGTGACATGGCGAAGTACTCGGTGTGA